The Rosa chinensis cultivar Old Blush chromosome 7, RchiOBHm-V2, whole genome shotgun sequence DNA segment GCAATAGTAGTTTAGTACTCTACTGTTACTTAGAAGGAAAGTGCTTTGAAGTCCTTGGACCATAAAATCAGGAAAAGAAACATGAAAAGAGAAGCTTGCGATTTCGTAATAGTATCTCTTAGGAACAGTGATTTAGTCTTATAATACAGCCAAAAAAGAAAGATTAGCAATTGCTTAAAATACTACTTAGTAATAAGCTCCTAAGAATTTTCTGTCAAAATGAGACCTCATGATATAATGCCGGTTACTTTTGGTTCTTATATTTGTTTGGAAGCATAAATAACCAGCCAAGCATCTTTAGTTCTTGTTTCATGAAATAAACAAGGCAATACATTGCAGGCCACATGCAGACAAGCTTTCCCCAATTAATTAAGAAGATCCGGTTCCTGCCGGCCGAAATGGTTCATATCTATAAACCATCACACTACATGGGTAGTAATCATtccaaatttgtagaaggcaaTACCAAAAATAATTTCAGCTCATAGTGCAGAGAATGGAGACTGAGCTACTCATTAGAAAAGACCTGGGTGGTTCTCTCCCAGTTGAGAATGTTCAAGCCCTGGCTTCAAACAACTTGAAGGACATCCCGCGTCGATATCTCAGGCCTGAAGCTGAGATTGAACAAATTTCCATTGAGGACTCGCTTCAAATTCCAGTGGTTGATATGGACAAGTTAATGGGGAATCCATTGTTCCATGATGATGAATTGGCAAAACTTCATTTGGCTTGTAAGGAATGGGGCTTCTTTCAGGTACCAAAGTTGCTTCCTTCAACCTGAAAGTAAACATAGTTGTAGATTAGAAAGATTTATGACTTTCAGTATGCTAGTTGACATGTATTTCATGCATAATTCAAactatacaagtatatatatattgatagtGATGTTGATGCAGCTGATCAATCATGGGGTATCAGAAGAAGTGATTGAGAAAATGAAGACTGACATACAGGAGTTCTTTGGGCTGCCATTAGAAGTAAAGAAGGCCTACGCAACACAGCCGAATCACATCGAAGGCTATGGCCAAGCCTTTGTTGTTTCGGAAGAGCAAAAACTTGACTGGGGAGACATGCTCTTCCTTCTCTCTCAACCAGTCCGCCAAAGGACTCTCACATTCTGGCCTACCCTTCCCACTTCTTTCAGGTAAATTATGCACTCCATGACGACTATTCTAAACCAAATAAAGCATCTGAATAGGAACAAGCATCTGTGTGTTACTCTAAGATCCCAGCAAGTTTCAAACACCTGATATGAGCATCAaactctttatttttttgttttggcagGGAGACATTGGACAAGTATTCACAGGAGCTGCAACGAGTAACGATCTACCTATTGAAGTCCATAGCTAGTAATCTAGGAGTCAAtttagagaaaatggaaagcatgTTTGATGATGGAGTACAAGGAGTAAGAATGAACTACTACCCACCCTGTCCACAGGCAAACAAAGTTATCGGTCTCACTCCACACTCTGATGCTGTGGGTTTGACTCTACTACTGCAAGTTAATGAAGTTCAAGGATTACAAATCAGGAAAAATGGAAAATGGGTACCTGTAAAACCTGCAGTTGGTGCATTCATCGTCAACGTGGGAGACATCATTGAGGTATTACAACATTGAATAGTATAAGATAGCATGAAACCAACTCTATACACATTATATCAATTGATGTATGCAATACAAGCCTTCTAATCAGTGTTATCACAGATAATGAGTAATGGAGCATATAAGAGCATAGAGCACAGAGCAGTGGTGAACCCAGAGAAGGAACGCCTTTCAATTGCGGCATTCCACAGCCCAAATATTGGGACCATGATTGGTCCTTTACCGGATCTGATCAAGGAGAATGCAGCAAACTACAAGACTATGAGCAATGAGGAGTATATTAAGCTTGTAGTGACCAGTAAACTTGATGGTAAAACCCTGCTGGACCAAATGAGATTGAACCAGCAACTCCATTAAATTCTTTCCATTGCAGATATACCCAGAACCTTTCTGTATATTTTCTTCATATGCCCAAGTATTTAGTGATTTTAGTCCAACACAAATGTGAATGCTAAGTATTTGTTGGTGCTTGAAATGTTACCTTTATAATTTCAAGTGAATCAAAGTGGCTGCTATCTCCACTCCATCAATTACATCCTGTTGCATGAAGTCAATCGTGTAACGATTTAAGTAGCTCAGAGATGGAGCAATAGTAGTAAGCTTTTAAGCTACTTCCTTATCCTCacacatgcttatttgttaGCGTCCTACTACCCAAATAAGAACAATAGGAAGAGCGAGAATTGCATCAGCAAGTGGCCTAATTATCACCGGTTATGTTCTGAATATCAGGTAGAGATGCTATACATtcattactttattttttgacTCCCAGCCAAATGCAGATAACGTAAACCAAACCTATCTATAAGCCTGAAGTATGAATCTTAAATAACGACAGGTAGCAACTAGCAACCTCAATACATAGCAAACGGAGATTCAACTGGTGGTTACTAATATTATATTGCCGGGGACCCGGGGTCATACTGATCATGATGCAAATCTACCCAATATTCAGTTTGAATGTATAGCAAGCTGTCATACCAGTTTGCTCATGGCAGTGTCATCTTGCTGCAACGAACTTCTCGTTGGATAGAATGAAATATTATTACATGTTCCTCTTCATTTCCTCACAGTACCATGCGCATACGATTTTTCCACTCAAATTCATGTTTAAGCATATTATGTTAAGGTCCTGGGTGCAAGAATGACAACACTCCGGTGTGCTCTACAATGCACTCGATCTCAACATTTCAATCCCAACGATGTTAAATTCCTGGGGGCAAGAATGGCAACACTCCACACACCTCTATAAGGCAATCTCAGCATCTTAATCCCAACACAATTCGCTCACCGTTGTTGAACGATCAATCAATTAAACTAAACAGTAGTCACTCTTAACTGCTagaaattttcaacttttaAATTCAATTGTTTCGCAATTCTGTTCTCATGAAACAAGCTTTCATTATATTGTGATGCCCAGTATGACTCGGAAGATAATTTAACAAGGAGGTTGTCTGCATAATATATAGCATCTTTGGATAAAGTTGAGAATCTAAAATTGACATATATATGACAAAACAGTTTTAACAGATAAACTTATAATGCTAACTTGAAGAGATTGCATTGCCGCACAATTCCCTATAGGAGCCATTAAGAATGTCTACCTCACCAATTCCTGACCTCTACCTTAATCAATTGACGGAGTTCTCCCTCTCCAAGTTGGCAAGCTCTCCAACTCAAAACTCATTCATGCGTGTATATAGCTAACAAGGGACTTCGGTGATTAAGACTTGAATCAGAATAGCTTTGATCTAGCTGCCAAGCATTTGAGTCCAAATTTATAACCTCATCTTTCTTAAAGATGATTGGGGTCAAGGAATTGCTGATGATGGTTGGGGAACAAGAAAATGTTCAAGCCAATGGTAACAAGAGTTAAGCACCTAACCCAATTCAGAACCACATGAGCTGGTGAGTGAGAGACTATACATTAGAGTCCTAAGATAACCATATTGTCCGGTTGGAATGTAAAGATGTCAAAATCCCAATATTCAAAATATTGCAAGCAAAAAGCATCGATATATGTACTAGCACACAATTCACATTATCAATGACTTTTCTACTGTTCTAGGCAGGGTTATAAACccctataaaaaaaaacaaaaaaatcataatATTGTCATACTTTCACATTCGGTGTAACAAGGTTACATATGAGGTGCAAGTCACCTTAGGGGAAACATAATCCTTTTAACATAAACATTTGATAACATCTACCAACAAGAGATTGCTAACAAATAAAAGTGATAGCCAAGAAACTTCAAACATTTGGTAGATTGCTAACATCTACCAAGCaatattttcattcaagtttcaCCAAGAAACTTCAAACATTTGTTCACGTATTAACTGATAGCCAACAATATAAAGATTTCAAGCTCCTTCTGTGCAAAGTTGTGGGGCATAAGAGTACTTCAAATTGTACAAAATTCAAGCTGTGGCAGGGTGGCAGGATGGCAGAATTTGATAAATGATATCCCAATATGTCAACAAGCTTGGATAAAACAGAAAAGTAATATTCCAAAATCCAAACATTGGGATAGCATCTGTCAAACTAAGCCATTCTGCTAATTCAATGACAATCCCATTGGCATTTATCAACACTACTCACTACACTCCTTCTCCATGCCAAACGAACCACTCACATACAGAACTCACAAATCAGTAGATGTTAACATGAACATTCAACTGGGCTGATCTTAGGTAAAACATGCACAAAAACTGGAGGATGGAAATGGACAGAAAGCGATCAGAACCTGTCGGGATTCACAGTAACATCACAAAGTCAGTGAGTTGAAAAACATGAATTTCTATCGTCACCTCGCTTTCTTTCATCCATCCACCATTTCAacagtacataaaacaaaacaatgtgtaaaaaaaaacaaaaacaaaaaaggcaggaaaaaaaaaaactagtaacTTGATACAAAGGCAGAGAAAATAATGAGAGGGTATACAAggtaaaaagaaataaataaaaaaagatttgAAAGTGGCATTATTTGGTTGAGCGAGCAAAATTACTAGAACTCCAACAACCAAAGTATCTCACTATTTTCACACAAAGCAGCAATCCATAATCACAACTACTCTAAATAGTCAAGTAACTTAGGTCACGCCTAATTGCCAAAAGTACTCCATAATTCCACTGGCAAACAACAAAAGGCATTGGCATAACAAGGTTGCAATTACCATGGACAGATATTTACACACTCCCATTTTCTCCACTTGCACTCCTCTTTCACTCACAGTACACGGACAGAGACTTCCAAACCAATCAAATGTGACACAGAATGACAGAAATCTTGAATATGTTCTACATCTATTAGAAAtatctcataatcctttgataTTAAGGTCAGGTGTTGATTACgttcttttgataaaaaaaacaaaaacggcAGAAGTAGGAAAAGATGCATAAACTAGTCATTTTAACACCAATTTGCAAAAATTAAGAGGACAACTAGAAATGCTCTTAACAAAGACGATACTCACAGTGCAATAATGTCTTGCTAAAAGAAAATCTATTCTTCTTAAAATTCATCAAGAAAACAGGTCACTACAACAAAGATAATCCCACAAAATTGAGCCAAAAATAACAGAAACTTGATAGAACttggaaaccaaaaaaaaaaaaacttcgaGGGCATCAGTTCTCCAACGTGAAAGTAAAACATCACTGAATATTCAGACGCAAATTACCCATAATACCATAAGACTCATCACCTGCCCGGATtcagaggaaaaagaaaaagaaaaagaatgaaacttGACATGTTCAGATCCATGTGGGTGTGAGTGAGATTGAAAGATGAGAAAGAAAGCGATCAGAACCACAGCCAATTCAGAGTAACATCACACAGTAAGTCAGTGAATTGAAGATATGAATTTGTATCGTCACTTCACTTTCTTTCATCTATCCACAAATTCCTCAAAACCAATTCAACTACAACCAAACACAGAAGCATCAAAGTGGGGGAAATTTGAAGTGGAAAAACGGATTGAAAGCGATCGGAACCTGTCGGGATTCACAGTAACATCACACGATTAAGTCAGTGAGTTAAAAAAACATGAATTTCTATCGTCACCTCGCTTTCTTCCAATAACCCATCCACCTTTCCCCAACAAACATTTGAAATCAAATAATATCAgcaaaagaaaacccaaaaagaaGTGTTGTGTGTTTAGAAGTGAAAGCTCAAAACTTGGATACAGAGAGACGGAGAGATTTGAGTAGTAGTAGAGGCAATTTATAGACCGTGCGGTTCTAGATGGAAACCCTAGCAATGCGCGAAATTACAAATTAACCCCAATAGaaacccttcttctttttttttttgagaaaaacccgaattaaaaatatttattactTAATATTAGCTCAGCTAGATAAACCGAGAAACCGGTGCGGTCTTCCATGATTGGGGGTTTGGTTCTCGGTTCAATACAAACGATGTTGGTTTTATTGCAAATTCTATCTCAAACCGAGTCACAACATGAACCGTGCATAGCCCTGAGTTTTCTCAATTACTAGAAAAACTTATGGGCGAGTTAATTGCGGGCTATAATTGATTAAATTATAGAGGAAATTatcatttatccaatttcagcttacaaattgcccacttgttttaacctcatttacccaaaacactctaggggattatttccctaatacccaattaattctttttttattctttttatttatttttggaacttttttttccctctccttctttctcacttagagagagaagtcatcttccaccttgctgtgctccggtgaccagtagCCGACCGCGGACTCTGGAGACCGGTGACGGGAATCCGACAACCAgtcaccggaatcccgaatccaattgccggactggtgaccggattccggtgtctgattttattgcccctaataatgcctagtaatcatattattgccccccaataaacatattattgccccctagtaaCAAGTTTATTAGAGATCAatattaatgaaaaatgaaaatgtttataattttgaaagtttttatagatttatccaaataaataatcttattattgccccgtaataatcatattattgccccaataaccatattattgacccctaataatcgtattattgacccgcaatagacatgtataactcctcaataaaacctttttttttcattcttctttcttctttccttcctGACATGTATAACTTCAACCGGCTTGAGCACGCCATCCTCCCAGACTGGCAATGGAGAATGTAATTGGGAGTTGGGACTCagtccagaaaaaaaaattgaaactggGCTACAGACCACGGTAACGACGGCGCGAAGGCTGAGAGTGGTCAGAAAACAACGTCGTCCAGCACCTCAGCAAACGCGGCGCCTAACTCTGAAGCACTTCCTTCACAGAAGCTCGAAATCGGTGTCGTCGTCATCCTCCAACACCTCGCTCAGCTTGCCTCTGCGATTGCGAGTCTGTCACCATCTCCTCGCGTCTCTCGCTTTCATCCTCGAGGCACGAGCACGACGACCTGTCCCGGATCTCCTCGTCGTCCTCAACATCTCCTCCGTCTTCTCCTTCTCAAGCCTCAGAGCCAAAGGAAGAACAAGGCCGCTGAATCCATCGTTGATCAGAATAAACTCGTCCCCAGCCATGACCTGGTAGTGACAGCGTTTGCTGGTTGTGGAGAAGATGGCGGAGGAGTGAGTTCGATCTCCAGGCTGACGTTGTCATTTTCGTTGATTTCCGGGAGGACCCATTCCTTGCTCCACAGCGATGGCGGTAGAGCCAGTAACGACGGGGATGGAGGTTGGccggggggggagagagagagagagagagagagagagagagagagagagagagagagagagagagagagagagagagagagagagagtatggatgagtttcaatttgattaatgagggtaaaattgtcagtaGATGTTAGACTgtgtaaatggggttaaaaaactcttagttgagtaagtggacaatttttttGCTGAAATTGGATAAGTGGTCACGGAATGATAGAAGTGTTGACATGGTGGAAGGCAAAGTGAAAGAGTATTAGACTAATAACTAGATGGTGTCACTCTCAAAAGAACAAACCCATCCTCTTGAATCATGAATGCTCGAGAACTAGTGATATCCAAGACCATAACCACATAGATAAACTTTGATCGATCGAAATGTGGATTTAAACCTCAATGTAAGGATTAAGGCCGATACCTCATTTGTGGTCACCATTGACGATGAAAGttatggtttagggtttagggcagAGGTATCGACGAGACAGAGGGAGGTATCAAATCCTTCAGATGAGGAAGATCTGATAAGATGATTCCTGAGCCAAACAGGTTTCATTACCCTTCAAAAATCCTGATTAACAGCTCCCTAGTCCCTACTCTACTGAAATATTTCATGTCAAGTCCTTCAAATTAAGGTTCATGTCCATCAATTTTCAAACAGATTCACAATCATTtcattatttatttcttttacaaaAGGACGGTTAAGTAACAGGACCATTAAATATTTCTTGGGAAGAAATTGTCATTCTCCCCATCCGTTTTAAATAAGCATCTCAACAATTgtggattgatgaataaatcGAATTAGTCCATCTTAGCTGATATACGGAATTGGTATGCCGGGATTAAGGTACAAACAATTTGGTCCATCCTAACTGGAATCTTCAATTTTCGAGGAATTGGTAAGCACAAGATGGGGTGCAGCCTAAAATACACATTGTTTTGTTCATTCATCCAATGGAGTTAAGCCAAGGCTACACAAATTGTTCATTGACTACTAAAATTCTGTAGAGTCCTTTCAGTTTAAAGTTCCGACAACCAGGCATTTTAACAAGAATTGTTCAACATTTTGCTTGattatgttttgttttgcttttaaaataaagaacaaacaGAAATAGGGAGTGAGGGAATGATGTGATCAGAAGTAGCTGGTTGTGATATCATATATATGCTATCATTGGGAATCCGAATGATTCTTTTCATCATATAACATCAAACTCCCTCAATccaaaaaattgattaaaagaaaaacctccgagaaagaaaaaaaaatcaggtaAAAAATCTTTAAGGGCATCAGTTCTCCAAGGTGAAAGTAAAACATCAATGAGAATTCAGACGCAAATTACCCATAATACCATGAGACTCATCAGCTGCCCAGATTCGAAAAACAAAACccattttcaacaaaaaaaaaacaaaaattcagaaCTGAACCCAGTTCAGTTCAGATCCATGTGCTTAGTGTGCAGTTGAGATTTGggaaatgagaaagaaaagcGATCAGAACCACAGCCAATTCAGGTTAACATCAAGCAGTAAGTCAGGGGATTGACAGACATGAATTTCTATCGTCACTTCGCTTTCTTTCCAAATCAAATTCCAACCCTACAAGAAACAATCAAGAAATCAATAAGGAGAGAAAAGCTCAGAACTTCTTAGAGGGTTGTGTAGCCGTCACAGACAGAGCCCTATTGAAGCACCCGCCTCTGGCACAAAAGCGTTCATCACGGCTATCAATCAGTTACTGTAATCGAAATCGGAAATTaaactgaaggaaaaaaaaaaaaagcaagaggGATGCGGTTagagaagaggaggagagaggctTGCAGGGGTTAGTGAGTATGGAGAGGCAATTTATAGAGAGACATATATGagaaaccctaatttttttttaatatgggcTGGAGCGTTGGGCTGTGCTTTGGGAATGGGCTTGCTCCTTCCCATACACTTGTTATTGTTAAACATAGATTGTTCATTTGTCATTGTTAACCATGCCCTAGGGCACTAAAGGAAACTGCAGTAatgattcttttgtttttttggactAATAACAGTAATGATTCTTATTGACGGCAACTTGGCCAAAACTGCAGTTCCTTGGCGGATTAAAGTCGTAGTTAATGAAATCAAACTTCTATCACATCAATTTGATTACAATCGTTTTAGACATGTATTTCTTAAAGATAATTTTGTAGTTGATAAGTTAGCGAGTTTGGATCTCGAGAATAGAAACGTTTCAGTGTAATTTAACTGTCTCTCCCTTTTTGTGCTCTAAGGCCATCTTCAACCGAAACGGCTAAAAATAGCCCTTGAGCTAAATTTTAGCCATGAATTCTGTACTATTTATCGATGTGATATCAATCGTTTCCAATCCGTCAAGGCTAAATTATAACCCTACaatatattttaacattttggatatattatatatatatatacagccctTCTTGgctgcggatatccgcacctaagcaaaaggtgcggatttccaatttttccccactttccgatcacattttcacatcttaaccgttcagtttttaggtcctaatgtatagatcacttttgcaaattttcagccaatttggtgatcgttaaggcaaccaaaactgcaatttaccattataaacacgaacggttccggttcaacagattcggttcgttcgtgtaaattgcagttttggatgccttaacgatcatcaaattggctgaaattttgtagagatgatctatacattaggatataaaaactgaacggttaagatgtgaaaatatgatcggaaagtgggtaaAAATGGGAAATCCGTATGTTTTGCTTAGGTGAGGATAGgttgcgtgtgtgtgtgtgtgtgtatatatatatatatatgttcttattttttatcattaatttacttatagtaattactagttgaaatcatttttatgataaaaaaaaatattttcggtTGTATTTTTTCAACGAACTCACCATTTacgataaaagaaaaataaatgagagattaagaattgggagaaaatgaaagatttaGAATAGAGAgaatgaggaagtagaaggaagatGTGAAAAAGAAGGTTGAGGtgatatgtatttatagtgtaaaagttataaaaaaataaaaaataaaagcaaaccaactgctataaaaaaattaaaaccaacAGCTATTTAAAAAAAACCATCGACTAGCTGACGTGAGCAATTAGCCGTTGCTAACGTCATGCTTATGTTACATTCCACTGCAACTCGTGGGCCACAGCTTTCTGATTCCATTTGTTTAAAGGGGCAAAGGGCTATGTTTAGGGCTAAATTTAGCCATCTCTACTTACCTTTAGCCCTAACTTTTAACACTTTGATCCTTAATTTGGTGGGTTGGAGTTGGGTTGGGCTAAAAAATGGCCATTTAGCACTTTGGTTTGTTGGGTTGGAGGTGGCCTAAGTGTTCCAATTAAATCAGCTAGCAGGAGGAGGTTGCTATAGTGTTTTGCTCTGTAATTTGCTTTTCAgtcaaaataatataaaaatgaataaaaattaaaaaaaattggtacTTTGGTGTCAATGTCATTTGTTCTGGTTATTTGAATTGGGAGCTCTGTAGCATTTCATTTGTGAAGTCCTTAGAACATATAGCAGCAAAAATAAATATGTTACCGGCTATACTCATATCTATGCAATGCACATGTTATACTAGTGATGAAATTGGAAATTTCCTTCTCAccacttctttaattttttttcatttttatttttacgtgttctttttaattttactataataatcattttattaattttattatgagtttttacttttttttttttttgaaatagtgttttttactttttaagtTAAAAGATATTATGAGCACTTCAAAACTTGGTAAAACCCATTGACACTAAAAGAACGTCTCCATTTATAGTAGTACAGATATGACGATCAAGTTTGTTAAACAATTGGATTATTTTGTTGTGTATATGTCAAAGAACACCCACATATATATTTTGTCATAAAAATTAGTCGAGAAACATGAAAGAGTAAGAAGGAAAAGAGTTAACAACCAACCTTATTGTTCAATTTATGATATGTTCTGCAACAcgttatatttttttctttcgtaTCAAGAAAAGTCATAGgagaaatcaaattcaaagtgGGTGTAGAGACAAATGCTTATTGTGTCCCACGTAATTGGCGAATGAAAGCAAGAGATATGACGCCCCAATTAAGTGAAGTCATCGTCCTCCTTCTTCAAGGGAGACACTGCTTTCCTCTCTTGAAATCCAGTTTCACAAGTATCAGGTGCATTCATAGCAGCACTAAGAGTATTAAGAGTCGACTCATAATTCTTGGCCTTGAAGGAATTGGTAGCTTCCTGCATGCTACTAGTGGCATCTAAGTATACTTCTTCGTAGTCTTGTAATGTAGGTTGGTCAACTTTTGGATCCTTCTTTAGCTCTTGAATGTGTGAATTGAAGTTGGTCACCTTGGCTCCGGCTAGGTCAAGTACAGTCATTATAAGTGTTGCAAGGTGTGCACTATGGCTTTTAGGGTGGGCTTCAATGGTTGAGACACAAAAGTCGTAGTTCACAGATGGTTCGTGATCTGCGGCTTTCTTGCAATATTGTTGGATCAAATCATCATCGATTGTGTTGTGAAAGAGCATGAGAAAAATGACAAGGAAGGAACACCTCATTTTGAGAAGCATATAGTGGAGCGGCTCTGTTAGGGTTGGAGGTTCACTACAATAGGGTATGGAATTCTGGCAAATACCTTCCTCCTTGAATGGAATCTTTTTTGACGTCGTCACTGGGGTCATTTGTATTGAAGAATTTGGGTTAGCTGGAGGTGTTGTCGAGTTGTGGCAGCGCTGATGGTGGTGAATTATAGCCTAGCTTTGTTGCCAGATCGAGGTTCAATAGCGGTGTTATTGGAGCTGGGTTGAGTCGAGCTGGTTCCGGCACCGTGGTGGTGCATGAGCTTAAGGTCAAAGCAACATGGGGGATCGACAAGAGGATATGATGCGGCGGGGTTATAAAGAAGGTTGCTTTCAGGTCAATCGTCGACGCAGGTTGTGAACTCTATGATGGTGGAGACGCTTTGTGAGGCGATTCTAAAGATGGTGACGACGGAATCGATGTAGGTGACTGCAGTGTCGTTGCTGGTGTCTTTGGCCGCTGCCTGCGAATTTGTGGTTAGCAGTGACGGCTCTGTGGTTAGGATGTCCAGAATTTTGGAGGCCCATAGTAATTGGTTCTGGGCTAATAGTTAGCCCTGGTTTGCAGGCTTTGTTAGGTTTTGGGAATTTAGCTCGGGTGTAGGATTTGGTACCTGGACTTGGGTTGTGAGATttacttttatgttttattttgtcaTGATGGATGGGGCAT contains these protein-coding regions:
- the LOC112178702 gene encoding S-norcoclaurine synthase 1 isoform X3; the encoded protein is MQTSFPQLIKKIRFLPAEMRMETELLIRKDLGGSLPVENVQALASNNLKDIPRRYLRPEAEIEQISIEDSLQIPVVDMDKLMGNPLFHDDELAKLHLACKEWGFFQLINHGVSEEVIEKMKTDIQEFFGLPLEVKKAYATQPNHIEGYGQAFVVSEEQKLDWGDMLFLLSQPVRQRTLTFWPTLPTSFRETLDKYSQELQRVTIYLLKSIASNLGVNLEKMESMFDDGVQGVRMNYYPPCPQANKVIGLTPHSDAVGLTLLLQVNEVQGLQIRKNGKWVPVKPAVGAFIVNVGDIIEIMSNGAYKSIEHRAVVNPEKERLSIAAFHSPNIGTMIGPLPDLIKENAANYKTMSNEEYIKLVVTSKLDGKTLLDQMRLNQQLH
- the LOC112177691 gene encoding putative invertase inhibitor, with the translated sequence MTPVTTSKKIPFKEEGICQNSIPYCSEPPTLTEPLHYMLLKMRCSFLVIFLMLFHNTIDDDLIQQYCKKAADHEPSVNYDFCVSTIEAHPKSHSAHLATLIMTVLDLAGAKVTNFNSHIQELKKDPKVDQPTLQDYEEVYLDATSSMQEATNSFKAKNYESTLNTLSAAMNAPDTCETGFQERKAVSPLKKEDDDFT
- the LOC112178702 gene encoding S-norcoclaurine synthase 1 isoform X5, yielding MSGLKLIVQRMETELLIRKDLGGSLPVENVQALASNNLKDIPRRYLRPEAEIEQISIEDSLQIPVVDMDKLMGNPLFHDDELAKLHLACKEWGFFQLINHGVSEEVIEKMKTDIQEFFGLPLEVKKAYATQPNHIEGYGQAFVVSEEQKLDWGDMLFLLSQPVRQRTLTFWPTLPTSFRETLDKYSQELQRVTIYLLKSIASNLGVNLEKMESMFDDGVQGVRMNYYPPCPQANKVIGLTPHSDAVGLTLLLQVNEVQGLQIRKNGKWVPVKPAVGAFIVNVGDIIEIMSNGAYKSIEHRAVVNPEKERLSIAAFHSPNIGTMIGPLPDLIKENAANYKTMSNEEYIKLVVTSKLDGKTLLDQMRLNQQLH
- the LOC112178702 gene encoding S-norcoclaurine synthase 1 isoform X4 — protein: METELLIRKDLGGSLPVENVQALASNNLKDIPRRYLRPEAEIEQISIEDSLQIPVVDMDKLMGNPLFHDDELAKLHLACKEWGFFQLINHGVSEEVIEKMKTDIQEFFGLPLEVKKAYATQPNHIEGYGQAFVVSEEQKLDWGDMLFLLSQPVRQRTLTFWPTLPTSFRETLDKYSQELQRVTIYLLKSIASNLGVNLEKMESMFDDGVQGVRMNYYPPCPQANKVIGLTPHSDAVGLTLLLQVNEVQGLQIRKNGKWVPVKPAVGAFIVNVGDIIEIMSNGAYKSIEHRAVVNPEKERLSIAAFHSPNIGTMIGPLPDLIKENAANYKTMSNEEYIKLVVTSKLDGKTLLDQMRLNQQLH
- the LOC112178702 gene encoding S-norcoclaurine synthase 1 isoform X2; this translates as MQTSFPQLIKKIRFLPAEMLIVQRMETELLIRKDLGGSLPVENVQALASNNLKDIPRRYLRPEAEIEQISIEDSLQIPVVDMDKLMGNPLFHDDELAKLHLACKEWGFFQLINHGVSEEVIEKMKTDIQEFFGLPLEVKKAYATQPNHIEGYGQAFVVSEEQKLDWGDMLFLLSQPVRQRTLTFWPTLPTSFRETLDKYSQELQRVTIYLLKSIASNLGVNLEKMESMFDDGVQGVRMNYYPPCPQANKVIGLTPHSDAVGLTLLLQVNEVQGLQIRKNGKWVPVKPAVGAFIVNVGDIIEIMSNGAYKSIEHRAVVNPEKERLSIAAFHSPNIGTMIGPLPDLIKENAANYKTMSNEEYIKLVVTSKLDGKTLLDQMRLNQQLH